From the genome of Candidatus Obscuribacterales bacterium, one region includes:
- a CDS encoding OB-fold nucleic acid binding domain-containing protein: MRSHYCGQLRPEHIGETVTLYGWVDRRRDHGGVIFVDLRDRSGIAQIVSDPERTPASYPVAEQVRNEYVVKVTGRVTQRPAESLNPKLPSGSVEIYADEIEVLNDVRKPLPFQVSVAEQDSVREELRLKYRYLDLRRDRMARNLRLRHEV; this comes from the coding sequence ATGCGAAGTCATTACTGCGGTCAACTCCGTCCTGAACATATCGGCGAAACAGTTACGCTCTACGGCTGGGTCGATCGCCGTCGAGATCATGGCGGGGTGATTTTTGTCGATTTGCGCGATCGCTCTGGCATCGCCCAAATTGTCAGCGACCCAGAACGGACACCCGCCTCCTATCCTGTGGCTGAACAGGTGCGCAATGAATATGTGGTGAAGGTGACCGGACGTGTCACCCAACGGCCCGCCGAGTCCCTGAATCCCAAGCTCCCCAGCGGCAGCGTGGAAATTTATGCGGACGAGATCGAGGTGCTCAATGACGTCCGCAAGCCTCTACCGTTTCAAGTATCGGTGGCGGAGCAAGACTCGGTGCGGGAAGAACTGCGCCTGAAATATCGCTATCTTGATCTGCGCCGCGATCGCATGGCCCGCAACCTTCGCCTGCGTCATGAGGTGAT
- a CDS encoding ABC transporter ATP-binding protein, with translation MLYIENLSYHPAATPEPILKSIGLELAPQQLGLVIGPSGSGKSTLLEILAGLASKTSGRIRWRSQVLTPDQLQDLGGLVFQFPERHFCGNTLLSELRLGHPELNRETMEQTLAKVGLAHLPLSANPHALSGGQQRRLALAVQLIRQPYLLLLDEPTAGLDWSMRQQLVSLLSVLKADWTLLIVTHEPGDLLAIADRCWTMQHGELQVADPATLAPSLDSSMA, from the coding sequence ATGCTGTACATTGAGAACCTGTCTTACCATCCAGCGGCTACCCCCGAGCCGATCCTCAAGTCCATTGGCTTAGAGCTAGCACCCCAACAACTGGGGTTAGTGATTGGCCCCAGTGGCTCTGGCAAAAGTACGCTGCTAGAAATTTTGGCGGGACTAGCCTCCAAAACATCGGGACGGATTCGCTGGCGCAGCCAAGTGCTCACCCCTGATCAACTCCAGGATCTAGGAGGGCTCGTCTTTCAGTTTCCAGAACGGCATTTTTGTGGCAACACGCTGCTGAGTGAGCTACGCCTTGGGCATCCGGAGCTGAACCGGGAAACCATGGAGCAAACCCTAGCGAAAGTTGGCTTGGCCCATCTACCGCTGTCGGCCAATCCCCATGCCCTCAGCGGTGGGCAACAGCGACGCTTAGCCCTTGCGGTGCAACTCATTCGCCAACCCTATCTGTTGCTGCTGGATGAACCGACGGCGGGGCTAGATTGGTCGATGCGTCAACAGTTGGTGAGTTTACTATCGGTGCTCAAGGCAGACTGGACGCTGTTGATTGTCACCCATGAACCGGGAGACTTGCTGGCGATCGCTGACCGTTGTTGGACGATGCAGCATGGAGAATTACAGGTCGCTGATCCCGCCACCCTCGCGCCTAGTCTCGATTCATCGATGGCCTAG